A genomic segment from Thermostichus lividus PCC 6715 encodes:
- a CDS encoding DNA recombination-mediator protein A, with product MTQATDLPGIDSPKIDEFLQELATIQNAGPKRIALLGSRHVPITHQHLIEMMSYALVLAGNRLMTSGALGTNAAAIRGAMRANPNLLTVILPQSLERQPRESRQQLDKVMHLVEKPENDQLPLGEASALCNQEIVSRCQQLICFAFHDSHTLLQTCELAEEQHKVVTLFYFD from the coding sequence TTGACCCAGGCGACTGATCTTCCGGGCATAGATTCCCCAAAAATTGATGAATTTTTACAAGAATTAGCCACCATCCAGAATGCCGGTCCCAAGCGAATTGCCCTTTTGGGGTCGCGTCATGTGCCTATTACTCATCAGCACCTGATTGAAATGATGAGTTATGCATTGGTTTTGGCAGGCAACCGTCTGATGACCTCCGGTGCTCTGGGAACGAATGCAGCGGCGATTCGCGGTGCCATGCGGGCAAACCCCAACTTGTTAACGGTGATTCTGCCCCAGAGCCTAGAACGACAACCGCGGGAGTCGCGGCAGCAGCTTGACAAGGTGATGCACTTGGTTGAAAAACCTGAGAATGATCAACTTCCCTTGGGGGAAGCCAGTGCGCTATGTAACCAAGAAATTGTTTCCCGCTGTCAACAACTGATCTGTTTTGCCTTTCACGATAGCCATACCCTTCTGCAAACCTGTGAATTGGCAGAGGAACAGCATAAGGTGGTAACGCTTTTCTATTTTGATTAG